The nucleotide window GAAGCATTAGTTCTCCATCTTGCACGCCATAATTTGCTGCTGAGAAACCTACAGGTACAACACCAAGTGCTAATGCTACATCATGGTTAGCCCATGCAATTGTTGCCACACGCTCAGGTTTTTTGTCAATTACTGTTTCCCCAAAGGCATGTTGAATTGTAATTGGGTATTGTTGCTCATCTGCTGAAGTCTCTTTATTTGTGTCTTCAGTTTTATCATTTGTAGCTTGTTCTTCTTTTTTTGGCTCTTCCTCTTTTGATGAATCAGAGCATGCTGCTAAAGCAAAAACAGCTAATGCCATAAGCATTAAGAAAAACAAGGAATTTTTTACTTTTTTCATTTGAATAACCTCACTAAAGTTTGATTGATTGATAATGAGAATCTTTATCACTCGATAAAATCATACTATGATTTTATCGAAAGTCAATCTTTTTTTAGTGAAAAAGTATATGAATTATATGGAAAGCATATATTAATGAAAAAGGATGAAAGCGATAGGCGTTATTGAAACAGCACCGATACTTGCAAATATAGTTAAGCTATGCAGCAATCAAAATGTAGTAAAGATGGCAGACATTCATTGTGATGTGCTATGTACACCATTGCAAAAAGTGTTTCCATGGGCATCTAAAGAAGCAATTCAATATGAATTATTATGTAATGGTTTATTTCAGCCATTTGAGTGGCAATGTGCAGGGCGATTATTGCAACACGAGGAAATATGGTCAATTGTTGAGCAAGAGTATGAACGTTTGCGTGCTTTATGGCAGGGACCTGATGTAGAAATTTATATTTTGCCGATTACAGCAGGTACACCAAAGAAAAATGGCGTTGCCTATCCAAACGGACTTTTTTTATTTGTATCAGAGATGCTACATGTAGAAGAATTAAGAGCATTGCTAGCGCATGAATACAACCATATTTGTCGCTTGCATTATGTAAAGCGTGAGCCTAGTCAATTAGCATTGCAGGATTCGTTGGTGATGGAGGGGCTTGCAGAATGTGCTGTAGAGGAATTATATGGAATGCAGTGGCTGTCTCCATGGACAAGGCGCTATACAGTGGAGCAAATTCAGCCAATTTGGACAGAGCATTTTCTTCCTTCATTACAGTTAATCGATGTAGAAAAGCATCAGCCTTTTTTATTCGGAAATTATGAGAAATTACCTAGTTGGATTGGCTACTGTATTGGGTATAGAATAGTAAAGTCTTTTCAACAAGCAAATAGCTTCACATCGATGCAGCTATTGCACATGCCAACGGAAGTAATCGTTGAAGGCTCAATCTTACAAAAGGAGGGCTCATCATGAAAAAATGGCTATGGATTAGCGTTTTCGCTTTCGCTTTTTTAATAGGATGTTCACCAGAAAGCTCAGCAAAAGGGAAGCAAACCATTACAGTTTATGAATCAGACGCAAATGCGGAGTATGTGATTCCACGTGAGGTAAGCTATAAAAAAGGCACGGAGGAAGCCTTAATTCATTTTATTTTTAATGAAGTGGTTGCTGAAAAAGTTAAATTAATTGATTATCAAATAGAGGACGGTACGCTTGTATTAAATTTAGATGATGGTGTGCGACTTGTACAAGGGTCAGCTGGAGGTCAAATGTTTATGGGATCACTTGCAGAATCCTATTTTAAAAATTTCCCTGATGTTCAAGAAATCATGCTGTTGCATAATGGTTCATCAAAGGAACAGCTAGACCACGTTTTTATTGGACAACCGATTACACGTGAGCAGTCATTTCAAAAACCAAAATAGACGCTTGTATTCCATTTCATTTAGATGTATGATATGTAACAACTTGAAATGAAAAGCGTTGAAGAGGAAAGTACAGTAGGGGATTGTTTGATAGAGAGCTTCTGATGGTGGAAATGAAGCAAGCAAACCTAGTGGAAAATGGCCTCGGAGCTGCGTACCGAACAATAAAGTAGGCTACGACGAGAAAGGCACTCGTTATAACAGCAGCAGTATCTCGCATGCGACGTACTGATGGAGGCAAATAGTGTGAGCTATTTGTAAATATAGGTGGTACCACGTTAATTTAGGCGTCCTAATCTTTTTAGATTAGGGCGCTTTTTTATTTTGAAATGGATTTTTTCGAGCTAGCTTGAAAAAATCTGGACACAATTATGCAAAGCACAATTGATTTTAAAGGAGGATTTCAGCATGGCAATTG belongs to Lysinibacillus louembei and includes:
- a CDS encoding DUF2268 domain-containing protein, producing the protein MKAIGVIETAPILANIVKLCSNQNVVKMADIHCDVLCTPLQKVFPWASKEAIQYELLCNGLFQPFEWQCAGRLLQHEEIWSIVEQEYERLRALWQGPDVEIYILPITAGTPKKNGVAYPNGLFLFVSEMLHVEELRALLAHEYNHICRLHYVKREPSQLALQDSLVMEGLAECAVEELYGMQWLSPWTRRYTVEQIQPIWTEHFLPSLQLIDVEKHQPFLFGNYEKLPSWIGYCIGYRIVKSFQQANSFTSMQLLHMPTEVIVEGSILQKEGSS
- a CDS encoding GerMN domain-containing protein, whose translation is MKKWLWISVFAFAFLIGCSPESSAKGKQTITVYESDANAEYVIPREVSYKKGTEEALIHFIFNEVVAEKVKLIDYQIEDGTLVLNLDDGVRLVQGSAGGQMFMGSLAESYFKNFPDVQEIMLLHNGSSKEQLDHVFIGQPITREQSFQKPK